A stretch of Bacillaceae bacterium S4-13-56 DNA encodes these proteins:
- the hisJ gene encoding histidinol-phosphatase HisJ, whose amino-acid sequence MRDGHVHSPFCPHGTKDSFEMYIEKAIDLGYTSISFTEHAPLPSTFDDPTPEKDSGMNPTYLLDYLEELHRLRKHYEKQIEIEVGLEVDYIEGFEKETTDFLQTYGPYLTDSILSVHFLKVDHHHICMDFSEHSFAKLIKKVGNLEMLYQLYYRTISKAIRANLGSYKPKRLGHLTLIRKFQLQYPRPPMEDQLIMQTLKEVKNANMALDYNGAGWNKAQCKETYPSKDIARKAYQMGIPLIYGSDAHQSKDLKQGWGQLDTELLPLF is encoded by the coding sequence ATGAGGGATGGTCATGTCCATTCACCCTTTTGTCCACATGGCACAAAGGATTCTTTCGAGATGTATATAGAAAAAGCAATCGATTTGGGATACACGTCTATTTCGTTTACGGAACATGCTCCTTTGCCTTCCACTTTTGATGATCCAACACCAGAAAAAGATAGCGGTATGAACCCAACCTACCTTTTGGACTATTTAGAAGAACTTCATAGATTAAGGAAGCATTACGAAAAACAAATTGAGATTGAAGTTGGATTGGAAGTAGACTATATTGAAGGCTTTGAAAAAGAGACGACTGATTTTCTACAAACCTATGGTCCCTACCTTACAGATAGCATTTTATCCGTCCATTTTTTAAAAGTTGATCATCATCATATTTGTATGGATTTTAGTGAACATAGCTTTGCCAAATTAATAAAAAAAGTTGGAAATTTAGAGATGCTTTATCAGCTTTACTACAGAACTATAAGCAAAGCCATCCGAGCCAATCTTGGATCATATAAACCTAAAAGATTAGGTCATCTGACTTTAATTCGTAAATTTCAGCTTCAATATCCCCGCCCTCCAATGGAAGATCAATTAATTATGCAAACACTGAAGGAAGTAAAAAATGCGAATATGGCCTTAGATTACAATGGCGCAGGTTGGAATAAAGCCCAATGTAAAGAGACCTACCCTTCAAAAGATATTGCAAGGAAGGCCTATCAAATGGGAATTCCCCTTATATATGGTTCTGACGCCCATCAATCTAAAGATTTAAAACAGGGTTGGGGTCAACTGGACACTGAGTTACTTCCATTGTTTTGA